A single Suricata suricatta isolate VVHF042 chromosome 2, meerkat_22Aug2017_6uvM2_HiC, whole genome shotgun sequence DNA region contains:
- the C2H10orf53 gene encoding UPF0728 protein C10orf53 homolog isoform X1: protein MPKNALVIVRYGPYSAVGLPVEYRTFRLEGLQGETNTSPTCLIIHLFSWDVCFRGTRILVCPVLCCVPVSRTVPAVLAKDGHKVTLQKIQDWNVVELVVNEEVVFSCNIKDLEFGGDGKLDPLCEKARIAVLNAY from the exons ATGCCGAAGAACGCGTTAGTCATCGTGCGCTACGGGCCATACAGTGCAGTGGGCCTGCCTGTGGAGTACCGCACCTTCCGCCTAGAGGGCCTGCAAG GCGAAACGAACACTTCACCTACTTGCCTCATTATCCATCTCTTCTCCTGGGATGTATGCTTCAGGGGAACTAGGATCCTGGTCTGTCCTGTTCTCTGCTGTGTCCCAGTGTCCAGAACTGTGCCAG CTGTGTTGGCCAAAGATGGACACAAAGTCACCCTACAGAAGATACAAGACTGGAATGTAGTAGAACTCGTGGTGAATGAAGAAGTCGTCTTTTCCTGCAACATCAAAGACCTGGAATTTG GAGGTGATGGTAAACTAGACCCACTGTGTGAAAAGGCCAGGATAGCCGTCCTAAACGCCTACTGA
- the C2H10orf53 gene encoding UPF0728 protein C10orf53 homolog isoform X2: protein MPKNALVIVRYGPYSAVGLPVEYRTFRLEGLQAVLAKDGHKVTLQKIQDWNVVELVVNEEVVFSCNIKDLEFGGDGKLDPLCEKARIAVLNAY, encoded by the exons ATGCCGAAGAACGCGTTAGTCATCGTGCGCTACGGGCCATACAGTGCAGTGGGCCTGCCTGTGGAGTACCGCACCTTCCGCCTAGAGGGCCTGCAAG CTGTGTTGGCCAAAGATGGACACAAAGTCACCCTACAGAAGATACAAGACTGGAATGTAGTAGAACTCGTGGTGAATGAAGAAGTCGTCTTTTCCTGCAACATCAAAGACCTGGAATTTG GAGGTGATGGTAAACTAGACCCACTGTGTGAAAAGGCCAGGATAGCCGTCCTAAACGCCTACTGA